The following DNA comes from Zavarzinella sp..
AAATCTGAACGAAAAAAATACTGCTGATCAATCTGAAACAGAGAGATCAGCAGCATTTCTATGTTGTCATCAAATATGAATAACCGATGGTGCGGTTATTTTTTGTCCGTCTTCGGAATGTCCGCCAGTTCAATCGGTACTTCAGCGTAGTGGCTGAATTCCATCGAGAAGCTGGCTGTACCACCGGTGGCACCACGCAGGTCGCTGGTATAACCAAAGACGCTGGCCAGTGGCACCTTGGCACGGATCATCCCGCGGCCTTTGTCGCTGGAGATTTCTTCAATAATCCCACGACGTCGGCTGATGTCGCCCGTAATGGCCCCCTGGTGGGTTTCCGGGCTGACCACCACGACGGTCATAATCGGTTCCAGCAGCTTAATACCGGCAATTTCCTGTACTTCACGGAAACTTTCTTTGGCAGCCAGGTAGAACGCATCCTGCGATGAGTCCACCGGGTGGGTCTTGCCGTCGAACAGTTCTGCCGACAAATCCACAAACTGGAACGGATATTTCTGTCCTTTCCGTGTGGTTTCGCGGTAGCCTTTTTCTACAGATGGAATGAATTCTTTTGGAACCACCCCACCGAAGATCGTTTCTTCGAAGTAGATGTTGTTGGGATCTGGCTTATCGCCTTCTTCCACAGCTCTCTTCTGCCAGGCAACAATTTCATCGCCAGTTAATGGCTTGTAGCGCATGTGAATCACAGCGAACTTACCACTACCACCCGTCTGCTTAATGTAGCGGGTCTGGTATTCAATTGGCTTGGCCAGAGTCTGGCGATAGGCCACCCGTGGCTTACCTGTGGTTACTTTTACCCCAGGGAAGCGGTGCAGCTTATCTACAGAAACTTCCAGGTGCAATTCACCCATCCCCGAAAGGATCAGGTCCTTGGTCTCTTCATCCGTGTGGAACCGCAGCGTCGGGTCATCCCGTGTCAGACGGTTGATTGCCTGACCCAGTTTGTCCGAATCGGTGCTCTTATCGGGATAGATTGCCACCGAAATCACCGGTTTCGGGAAGGTAATCGATTCCAGAGCAACCGGATTCTTCTCATCGCACAGTGTGTGACCAGTGTAGGTCTCTTTCAAGCCCAGCACTGCCACAATGGTACCAGGATACGCTTCTGCCAGTTCCTGACGAGTGTTACCCATCATCCGATACAGACGAGCAATCCGTTCCGTTTTCCGAACCGTGGTGTTCAGCACAGCATCGCCCTGACGCAGTGTGCCAGAGTAAACCCGCACGTACACCAGGTCGCCAGAAGGTTCTGCCACAGTTTTGAATGCCAAACCAGCGAATTTTTCACTGGGATCAGGCTTCAAGATCGTCTTTTCGTTGGTCTTGGTGTTAACGCTTTCAATCGTCCCACGGTCCAGTGGGCTGGGTAAAAAGCTTACCACCGCATCCAGCAAAGTCTGCACCCCATGGAAGTTCTTGGAAGAACCACAGTAGATGGGGGTAAATTTCCCTTCCAGGGTGCCTTTCCGTAAAGCAGAGATCAGCTTGGCTTTCGGAATTTCCTGACCTTCCAGGAGCATTCCCATCAGTTCATCGTCGGCCAGCGAAGCTGCTTCCAGCAGTGCTTCACGGGCAGCAGTCGCCTGATCCAGCATT
Coding sequences within:
- the fusA gene encoding elongation factor G codes for the protein MFDDGWSLLLPTRDESAKVNIISVCWIHFQTMGRHAGCRSSALLSLPGAGRPSSGRLFMLEKVRNIGIIAHVDAGKTTTTERILYYSGTKHKVGDVDDGDTTTDFDPLERQKGITINSAAVSIDWGDTTINIIDTPGHVDFTAEVERSLRVLDGAVGVFCAVGGVEVQSETVWFQSNKYGVPRIAYVNKMDRLGADFKDCVGQMVEKLKVTPAICAIPWGASNDFKGVIDLIDFKFILRDKTDKTNQKYELVDIPEEMLDQATAAREALLEAASLADDELMGMLLEGQEIPKAKLISALRKGTLEGKFTPIYCGSSKNFHGVQTLLDAVVSFLPSPLDRGTIESVNTKTNEKTILKPDPSEKFAGLAFKTVAEPSGDLVYVRVYSGTLRQGDAVLNTTVRKTERIARLYRMMGNTRQELAEAYPGTIVAVLGLKETYTGHTLCDEKNPVALESITFPKPVISVAIYPDKSTDSDKLGQAINRLTRDDPTLRFHTDEETKDLILSGMGELHLEVSVDKLHRFPGVKVTTGKPRVAYRQTLAKPIEYQTRYIKQTGGSGKFAVIHMRYKPLTGDEIVAWQKRAVEEGDKPDPNNIYFEETIFGGVVPKEFIPSVEKGYRETTRKGQKYPFQFVDLSAELFDGKTHPVDSSQDAFYLAAKESFREVQEIAGIKLLEPIMTVVVVSPETHQGAITGDISRRRGIIEEISSDKGRGMIRAKVPLASVFGYTSDLRGATGGTASFSMEFSHYAEVPIELADIPKTDKK